The following coding sequences lie in one Clupea harengus chromosome 23, Ch_v2.0.2, whole genome shotgun sequence genomic window:
- the kctd2 gene encoding BTB/POZ domain-containing protein KCTD2 produces the protein MAELHVVEPSGTGILEQPEHREIRGSVRLPSPTLVIPPRSGMSSPGVSSSRPVFGFPMKSSPASPSDQSEKPGSRWVRLNVGGTYFVTTKQTLCREPKSFLSRLCQDDPDLDSDKDETGAYLIDRDPTYFGPILNYLRHGKLIINKNLAEEGVLEEAEFYNIASLVRLVKERIRDNENRTSQGPVKHVYRVLQCQEEELTQMVSTMSDGWKFEQLISIGSSYNYGNEDQAEFLCVVSRELNNSTNGIVIEPTEKAKILQERGSRM, from the exons ATGGCGGAGTTACACGTTGTGGAGCCAAGTGGGACTGGCATCTTAGAACAACCAGAACACCGTGAAATTCGTGGTTCGGTAAGGCTTCCCTCGCCCACTCTCGTGATTCCCCCTCGGAGCGGCATGTCCAGTCCAGGGGTGTCTAGTTCCAGACCAGTGTTTGGGTTCCCCATGAAGAGTAGCCCTGCATCCCCGTCAGATCAGTCAGAGAAACCGGGGTCTCGATGGGTCAGGCTCAATGTCGGTGGGACCTACTTTGTCACTACAAAACAGACATTGTGTAGAGAACCCAAATCGTTCCTATCTCGATTATGCCAAGACGATCCAGATTTGGACTCTGACAAG GATGAGACTGGAGCCTACCTAATAGACAGGGACCCAACATACTTTGGCCCCATCTTGAATTACTTGCGGCACGGAAAGCTGATCATCAACAAGAACCTGGCCGAGGAAG GTGTGCTGGAGGAGGCCGAGTTCTACAACATTGCATCCCTGGTGAGACTGGTCAAGGAGAGGATACGAGATAACGAGAACAGGACGTCGCAG ggcCCTGTCAAGCATGTCTACAGGGTGCTGCAGTGTCAAGAGGAGGAGCTGACTCAGATGGTCTCCACCATGTCAGACGGCTGGAAGTTTGAACAG CTCATAAGCATCGGCTCGTCCTACAACTATGGCAACGAGGACCAGGCCGAGttcctgtgtgtggtgtcacgCGAACTCAACAACTCTACCAATGGCATTGTCATCGAGCCCACTGAAAAGGCTAAG ATTCTCCAAGAGAGGGGCTCTCGGATGTGA
- the hexdc gene encoding hexosaminidase D has product MSLSTIGKKLVHLDLKGAPPKFEYLLKLIHLYADLGANGLLIEYEDMFPYEGELKVLQASAYPSYSREEIFTLQDTAKSRNLEVIPLVQTFGHLEFVLKHAAFRELREVGHCLGTLNPHKERGAQLVLEMLRQVMELHPGSSALHLGADEVYLLGQGDESRQWLSAPDSSVHQLFLSHVTKVGKTMQERYPDLSLIMWDDMMRGMCLDTLKESGLVGLVQPMIWDYSPALDVENTVLLMEKYNSAGLPRLWTASSFKGSTNVHTCVPNTQRHVDNHLQWLQVVSALPAGVQLQGIALTGWQRYDHLSVLCELMPLALPSLASCLQTLMHGSFSQEAQTKVTEALGSPSTEVEDVGRVSPGSNESFPGQKLAVSMVELTAVLQSEDLQLFESNMYVRGWFTPYHRERKITNPLIAQQIQIQVMTLLQAVEPKAEEVKQEMALLYPQATVEEWVAQHISAVVAPLHSLLKDLQLAMEEMGLHAPVPPSGW; this is encoded by the exons ATGTCTTTATCCACTATTGGGAAGAAACTTGTTCATTTGGACCTGAAAGGGGCACCTCCCAAATTTGAGTACTTGCTGAAG CTTATTCACTTATACGCTGACCTCGGTGCGAACGGACTACTAATTGAATATGAAGATATGTTTCCTTACGAGGGAGAGCTGAAGGTCCTCCAAGCTTCGGCATATCCTTCTTACAG CCGGGAAGAGATTTTTACCTTGCAAGACACTGCCAAATCCAGGAACTTGGAGGTCATTCCCCTGGTCCAGACCTTTGGACACCTGGAG TTTGTCTTGAAGCATGCTGCGTTCCGTGAGCTGCGTGAGGTGGGGCACTGCCTTGGCACCCTGAACCCCCACAAGGAGCGTGGGGCGCAGCTGGTGCTGGAGATGCTGCGCCAGGTTATGGAGCTTCACCCTGGGAGCAGCGCACTGCACCTGGGAGCAGATGAG GTCTATCTGCTGGGCCAGGGGGACGAGTCCAGGCAGTGGCTGAGTGCTCCAGACAGCAGTGTGCACCAGCTCTTCCTGAGTCACGTCACCAAAGTAGGCAAGACGATGCAGGAGCGATACCCAGACCTCAGTCTGATCATGTGGGACGACATGATGCGGGGAATGTGCCTGGATACACTGAAAG AGAGTGGTCTTGTGGGACTGGTCCAGCCTATGATATGGGACTACAGTCCTGCTTTGGATGTGGAGAATACAG TGCTTCTGATGGAAAAGTACAATTCAGCTGGCCTACCTCGGCTGTGGACAGCCAGCTCTTTCAAAGGCTCTACCAATGTCCACACCTGTGTTCCCAACACACAGCGCCATGTAGACAACCACCTGCAGTGGCTCCAAGTGGTGTCAGCCCTGCCCGCTGGGGTGCAGCTGCAAGGCATTGCCCTCACTGGCTGGCAAAG GTATGACCACCTGTCAGTCCTCTGTGAGCTGATGCCCCTGGCACTTCCTTCTCTGGCCTCTTGTCTGCAGACGCTGATGCATG GTAGCTTCTCACAGGAAGCTCAGACCAAAGTGACTGAGGCTCTGGGAAGCCCTTCCACAGAGGTGGAGGATGTAGGCAG AGTATCCCCTGGAAGCAATGAATCTTTTCCTGGCCAGAAGCTTGCTGTGTCAATGGTGGAATTAACAGCAGTTCTACAGTCAGAAGATCTCCAGCTCTTTGAAAGCAACAT GTATGTACGAGGCTGGTTTACCCCatatcacagagagaggaaaatcaCAAACCCACTCATTGCACAGCAGATACAGATTCAAGTGATGAC GTTGCTCCAGGCGGTGGAACCCAAAGCAGAGGAGGTGAAGCAGGAGATGGCCCTGCTGTACCCTCAGGCCACAGTAGAGGAGTGGGTAGCACAGCACATCAGTGCAGTGGTGGCTCCTCTTCACAGCTTACTGAAGGACTTGCAACTTGCAATGGAAGAAATGGGGCTGCATGCACCAGTGCCACCCAGTGGATGGTAG